In the Fundulus heteroclitus isolate FHET01 chromosome 23, MU-UCD_Fhet_4.1, whole genome shotgun sequence genome, CTTAAAGTTTCCAGCAATAATCACAGTTGCTTCTGGGTTACTGTTCATTTGAACGGTGATAAAGCTGTATAGCTCCTCTAGGGCTAGCTTAGCATCCAATCGtctttgcatatatatatatatatatatatatatatatatatatatatatatatatatatatactttgtcTCCCGCTTGTCAGTATGTCAAATCACCTCAAATACTCTTAGTTTGTGGTTTGTTGTCTCAAATGGTGATATCTGTTTTAGAGCAGTTATTCTTATTTATCGTGTGCTGAACCTGCGCTGCTTGTGTTTTTCTGCTGTCTACGACATGAAAAGGCTTTGCCGTCCGTCTCCCATTTCTCtcagataaaattaaattatagtTTGCAAGGTTAAAATGAATATGGAGTTGCAAGCCTGTCTTGACAACTTTTTAGACAAGATGGGCTGAGTCACTGAAGTTTGTGTTACAGAAATTAATCTGGGATGATAttttgttcagatttttatttagcaaatttcCCGTTTTGCATAATGTTTGTCGATGTTTGAAGTGCAATTCTGTAGAGCTTTGTTCAAGACACTTGGTGTCAGTATAATAACAAACCATGATTCTGCGTGCTCGTATGATTTCCACTAAACCCATCCCCTTCCTATCCAGTTATTACGACCAAGTCCTTATTGAGACCAGTGCTTTTTTTCGCATTTTGGCCGTCAGACATCTTTTATACCATATTATGGTGCCATTCTGAAAACGAAAGCATTAGACGAATTTTACTTAGGCTCGTGTGAAAAGCTCTTTCAAGGggattttgcttattttatttctccCCCTTCCCGTCATGGAACAAAGGCAGCGTGAAACACGGAGAGCGCGGACAAAATGGACTACAATAATTATGCTTTTGGTGCCGTTTTGGGGCAGCGTTTCAGCACAATTCCGTTATTCTGTCCCGGAAGAAGTCTCGGAGGGAACATTTGTTGGAAATATTGCAAAAGATTTGGGCCTGGATAGGGCTACGGTGAAAGAGAGGGGGATCCGTATTGTCTACGGGTCGACGGAGCCGCCTTTCGCAGTGAGGCAAGATGACGGCGTCTTGTACGTGAAAGGAAAAATTGACCGAGAGGAAATCTGTGAACGCAGAAAGGTTTGCGCTACTGACTTAAAAACGGTGCTTCAGAACCCGCTGGAGATCCATCATGTCACCGTGGAGATTCTGGATGTGAACGATCATTCGCCAATTTTcccacaaaaagaaaacatcttgGAGGTTTATGAATCCGCGCTTCCAGGAGCAAAATTCCAGCTGCAAGCTGCGCGGGATGCTGACAGCGGATCATTTTCTGTCCAGCAGTATAAGTTGAGTAATAATGGACATTTTCGTTTAGAGGTGAAAGATCGAGGTGAGGACCGTAAAACGCCCAGTTTAGTTCTTGAAAAGCCGCTAGACAGAGAGTCAGTTAAAAGCCATGTGTTGCTTCTGACAGCATTAGATGGAGGCAAGCCTCCAAGATCTGGTAACATGACAATAATAGTTAATGTTTCTGATGTTAACGATAACCCGCCCGTTTTTAGTCAGGAATTATATACCGTGTCTCTGAAGGAAAACTCTCCTGCCTGGACTACTGTGATCCGAGTTAATGCAACAGATTTAGACGAGGGTTCAAACGGGGAGGTTATTTATTCGTTCGGAAATGACGTGGATGCACGGATACGGGAACGTTTTAGTTTAAATCCTGTGACTGGAGTCATTGTTGTGGCTGGAGTCATAGATTTtgaagagagcagcagatatgAAATTGATGTTCAGGCATCCGACAAAGGCACAGCGACACTGAACACGGAAAAAAGTGTGATCATCAATATAGTTGATGAAAATGACAACGAGCCAGAGATTGAAGTGACGTCATTTTCTCATGCGCTCCCAGAGGACTCAAAGCCAGGGACGACAGTGGCGTTGATCAGTGTAAAAGATGCTGATTCTGGTCTGAACGGAAAAGTGATGTGTTATATAAACCAAAACCTCCCGTTTTTACTAACCCCCTCTTTACAAAATAACATGTATTCTCTAGTGACTAAGACTATTTTGGATAGAGAACAAACATCTCAATACAATATATTAATTGTTGCTAAAGATGGGGGAGAACCAAGCTTGcgttcagaaaaaaatataaaagtagaTGTAGCTGATGTAAATGACAATATACCAGAATTCTCTCAAAACCCatacactttttacatttatgagAATAACAGCCCAGGAGAGAAAATAGTTTCTGTAACAGCGCGTGACAATGATGAAGGCAGTCATGCAATAATTTCATATACAATTTCAAAAGATAGAGAAGCAACAAATATGCTGACATCTTTTCTGAATGTTAACCTTGAAAATGGAGATATCGTGGCTCTGAAAAGTTTTGACTTTGAAACCCTGAAAACTTTCAGGTTCCAAGTTGTTGCCTCAGATTCTGGGACTCCGTCCCTGAGCAGCAACGTGACAGTGAACGTGTTCATCCTGGACCAGAACGACAACGCTCCAGTCATCCTGTATCCAGTCAGCTCCaacggttctgctgaaggtgtGGAGGAGATTCCCCGCAATGTGAACGCAGGACACTTGGTGACCAAAGTCAGAGCCTATGACGCTGATATAGGATATAACGGCTGGTTGCTGTTTTCCCTGCAGGAAGTTACTGACCACAGCCTCTTTGGTTTGGACCGCTACACAGGACAGATCAGAACCCTTCGCTCATTCACAGAGACAGACGAGGCTGAGCATAAACTGCTCATCCTGGTCAAAGACAACGGCAACGTTTCCCTCTCAGCAACAGCTACTGTGATTGTCAAGCTGGTAGAGCCCAAAGAGGCTTTTGCAGCTTCTGATGTTAAAAGTGCAGCAAAGGATGATGAGGATACTAATGTGACTTTTTACCTGATGATCACTCTGGGCTCAGTTTCAGTTCTtttcatcatcagcatcatcgtGCTGATAGCAATGCAGTGCTCCAAATCCCCAGACTATACTTCTAAATATCTCCAAGAGACTAATTATGATGGGACCCTGTGTCACAGCATCCAGTACAGATCTGGAGACAAACGGTACATGTTGGTTGGACCCAGGATGAGCATAGGATCTACTATAGTACCTGGAAGTCATGCAAACACACTAGTGCTCCCTGACAGGAGGAGGACGTCTGAGGAGGTAAGATCAACAAATTAACCTTGAAAAGTTCCCAGCTGAACATAATTGTTTATTTAGGTCAAAAGTGCTGCCTTGTTTCATAGTTTGGTTTCTAAATCATCTTACATGACTTTCTGTTAAACAGTTTAGAACTCATACTTGTAAGCATGCAACTTTTGTCACgcagtatttaaaacatgtata is a window encoding:
- the LOC110367222 gene encoding protocadherin alpha-7; amino-acid sequence: MEQRQRETRRARTKWTTIIMLLVPFWGSVSAQFRYSVPEEVSEGTFVGNIAKDLGLDRATVKERGIRIVYGSTEPPFAVRQDDGVLYVKGKIDREEICERRKVCATDLKTVLQNPLEIHHVTVEILDVNDHSPIFPQKENILEVYESALPGAKFQLQAARDADSGSFSVQQYKLSNNGHFRLEVKDRGEDRKTPSLVLEKPLDRESVKSHVLLLTALDGGKPPRSGNMTIIVNVSDVNDNPPVFSQELYTVSLKENSPAWTTVIRVNATDLDEGSNGEVIYSFGNDVDARIRERFSLNPVTGVIVVAGVIDFEESSRYEIDVQASDKGTATLNTEKSVIINIVDENDNEPEIEVTSFSHALPEDSKPGTTVALISVKDADSGLNGKVMCYINQNLPFLLTPSLQNNMYSLVTKTILDREQTSQYNILIVAKDGGEPSLRSEKNIKVDVADVNDNIPEFSQNPYTFYIYENNSPGEKIVSVTARDNDEGSHAIISYTISKDREATNMLTSFLNVNLENGDIVALKSFDFETLKTFRFQVVASDSGTPSLSSNVTVNVFILDQNDNAPVILYPVSSNGSAEGVEEIPRNVNAGHLVTKVRAYDADIGYNGWLLFSLQEVTDHSLFGLDRYTGQIRTLRSFTETDEAEHKLLILVKDNGNVSLSATATVIVKLVEPKEAFAASDVKSAAKDDEDTNVTFYLMITLGSVSVLFIISIIVLIAMQCSKSPDYTSKYLQETNYDGTLCHSIQYRSGDKRYMLVGPRMSIGSTIVPGSHANTLVLPDRRRTSEEVRSTN